One genomic region from Chrysemys picta bellii isolate R12L10 chromosome 18, ASM1138683v2, whole genome shotgun sequence encodes:
- the GFI1B gene encoding zinc finger protein Gfi-1b isoform X3, whose translation MPRSFLVKSKKAHTYHQHHSVEENLPVSTWDPIPSLCLAPCDKSSEEVRPFSAEFKSEYPECLVPKQEKDHAGLKEEGAPALYLNRTLSGPPAQGSISLCASGIDVFHARQHGHKFQTETRNVSNPPNQTSVPALQVKGCSNSTSTPTFYKPSFSWDAFHSPYSYRQMSSSMQSALLERSVSLYGSHLLPGSEPPIDYSMRYSPDMETYHCVKCNKVFSTPHGLEVHVRRSHSGTRPFACDVCGKTFGHAVSLEQHTNVHSQGRSPTSAKCAAKPSARAPISSPTAASTPASSPSAVNSAPRASSARWTCGGTGRPSTA comes from the exons ATGCCACGTTCTTTTTTGGTGAAGAGTAAGAAGGCCCATACCTACCACCAGCACCACTCTGTGGAAGAGAACCTGCCTGTTTCCACATGGGATCCCATACCATCACTCTGCCTTG CCCCATGTGACAAGTCGTCAGAAGAAGTCAGGCCCTTCAGCGCAGAGTTCAAAAGTGAGTACCCAGAATGCCTTGTTCCAAAACAAGAAAAGGACCATGCTGGACTGAAGGAAGAAGGTGCGCCTGCCCTGTATCTGAACAGGACATTGTCAGGGCCTCCAGCTCAAG GCAGCATTTCCCTCTGCGCTTCTGGGATAGACGTGTTTCATGCCCGACAGCACGGCCATAAATTTCAGACTGAGACTAGAAACGTGTCAAACCCTCCTAACC AGACATCCGTCCCAGCTCTGCAAGTTAAGGGCTGCAGCAATTCCACAAGCACCCCCACCTTCTACAAGCCCAGTTTCTCTTGGGACGCCTTCCATTCTCCATACAGCTACAGACAGATGTCTTCCAGCATGCAGTCAGCCCTCCTGGAGCGCTCAGTTAGTCTGTATGGCAGCCACCTCCTGCCAGGCTCTGAGCCGCCTATTGATTACAGCATGCGTTACTCACCGGACATGGAGACGTACCACTGTGTGAAGTGCAACAAG GTATTCTCCACCCCACATGGGCTGGAGGTCCATGTCCGAAGATCTCACAGTGGGACGCGGCCCTTTGCTTGTGATGTGTGCGGCAAAACCTTTGGCCATGCTGTGAGCCTGGAGCAGCACACGAACGTCCACTCCCAG GGGAGAAGCCCCACAAGTGCCAAGTGTGCGGCAAAGCCTTCAGCCAGAGCTCCAATCTCATCACCCACAGCCGCAAGCACACCGGCTTCAAGCCCTTCAGCTGTGAACTCTGCGCCAAGGGCTTCCAGCGCAAGGTGGACCTGCGGCGGCACAGGGAGACCCAGCACAGCTTGA
- the GFI1B gene encoding zinc finger protein Gfi-1b isoform X1 — MPRSFLVKSKKAHTYHQHHSVEENLPVSTWDPIPSLCLAPCDKSSEEVRPFSAEFKSEYPECLVPKQEKDHAGLKEEGAPALYLNRTLSGPPAQGSISLCASGIDVFHARQHGHKFQTETRNVSNPPNQTSVPALQVKGCSNSTSTPTFYKPSFSWDAFHSPYSYRQMSSSMQSALLERSVSLYGSHLLPGSEPPIDYSMRYSPDMETYHCVKCNKVFSTPHGLEVHVRRSHSGTRPFACDVCGKTFGHAVSLEQHTNVHSQERSFECKMCGKTFKRSSTLSTHLLIHSDTRPYPCQYCGKRFHQKSDMKKHTYIHTGEKPHKCQVCGKAFSQSSNLITHSRKHTGFKPFSCELCAKGFQRKVDLRRHRETQHSLK; from the exons ATGCCACGTTCTTTTTTGGTGAAGAGTAAGAAGGCCCATACCTACCACCAGCACCACTCTGTGGAAGAGAACCTGCCTGTTTCCACATGGGATCCCATACCATCACTCTGCCTTG CCCCATGTGACAAGTCGTCAGAAGAAGTCAGGCCCTTCAGCGCAGAGTTCAAAAGTGAGTACCCAGAATGCCTTGTTCCAAAACAAGAAAAGGACCATGCTGGACTGAAGGAAGAAGGTGCGCCTGCCCTGTATCTGAACAGGACATTGTCAGGGCCTCCAGCTCAAG GCAGCATTTCCCTCTGCGCTTCTGGGATAGACGTGTTTCATGCCCGACAGCACGGCCATAAATTTCAGACTGAGACTAGAAACGTGTCAAACCCTCCTAACC AGACATCCGTCCCAGCTCTGCAAGTTAAGGGCTGCAGCAATTCCACAAGCACCCCCACCTTCTACAAGCCCAGTTTCTCTTGGGACGCCTTCCATTCTCCATACAGCTACAGACAGATGTCTTCCAGCATGCAGTCAGCCCTCCTGGAGCGCTCAGTTAGTCTGTATGGCAGCCACCTCCTGCCAGGCTCTGAGCCGCCTATTGATTACAGCATGCGTTACTCACCGGACATGGAGACGTACCACTGTGTGAAGTGCAACAAG GTATTCTCCACCCCACATGGGCTGGAGGTCCATGTCCGAAGATCTCACAGTGGGACGCGGCCCTTTGCTTGTGATGTGTGCGGCAAAACCTTTGGCCATGCTGTGAGCCTGGAGCAGCACACGAACGTCCACTCCCAG GAGAGAAGCTTTGAGTGTAAGATGTGTGGAAAGACTTTTAAGCGCTCGTCCACATTGTCCACCCACCTCCTGATCCATTCAGACACGCGGCCCTACCCCTGCCAGTACTGCGGCAAGCGCTTCCACCAGAAATCAGACATGAAGAAACACACCTACATTCATACCG GGGAGAAGCCCCACAAGTGCCAAGTGTGCGGCAAAGCCTTCAGCCAGAGCTCCAATCTCATCACCCACAGCCGCAAGCACACCGGCTTCAAGCCCTTCAGCTGTGAACTCTGCGCCAAGGGCTTCCAGCGCAAGGTGGACCTGCGGCGGCACAGGGAGACCCAGCACAGCTTGAAGTGA
- the GFI1B gene encoding zinc finger protein Gfi-1b isoform X2 translates to MPRSFLVKSKKAHTYHQHHSVEENLPVSTWDPIPSLCLAPCDKSSEEVRPFSAEFKSEYPECLVPKQEKDHAGLKEEGAPALYLNRTLSGPPAQETSVPALQVKGCSNSTSTPTFYKPSFSWDAFHSPYSYRQMSSSMQSALLERSVSLYGSHLLPGSEPPIDYSMRYSPDMETYHCVKCNKVFSTPHGLEVHVRRSHSGTRPFACDVCGKTFGHAVSLEQHTNVHSQERSFECKMCGKTFKRSSTLSTHLLIHSDTRPYPCQYCGKRFHQKSDMKKHTYIHTGEKPHKCQVCGKAFSQSSNLITHSRKHTGFKPFSCELCAKGFQRKVDLRRHRETQHSLK, encoded by the exons ATGCCACGTTCTTTTTTGGTGAAGAGTAAGAAGGCCCATACCTACCACCAGCACCACTCTGTGGAAGAGAACCTGCCTGTTTCCACATGGGATCCCATACCATCACTCTGCCTTG CCCCATGTGACAAGTCGTCAGAAGAAGTCAGGCCCTTCAGCGCAGAGTTCAAAAGTGAGTACCCAGAATGCCTTGTTCCAAAACAAGAAAAGGACCATGCTGGACTGAAGGAAGAAGGTGCGCCTGCCCTGTATCTGAACAGGACATTGTCAGGGCCTCCAGCTCAAG AGACATCCGTCCCAGCTCTGCAAGTTAAGGGCTGCAGCAATTCCACAAGCACCCCCACCTTCTACAAGCCCAGTTTCTCTTGGGACGCCTTCCATTCTCCATACAGCTACAGACAGATGTCTTCCAGCATGCAGTCAGCCCTCCTGGAGCGCTCAGTTAGTCTGTATGGCAGCCACCTCCTGCCAGGCTCTGAGCCGCCTATTGATTACAGCATGCGTTACTCACCGGACATGGAGACGTACCACTGTGTGAAGTGCAACAAG GTATTCTCCACCCCACATGGGCTGGAGGTCCATGTCCGAAGATCTCACAGTGGGACGCGGCCCTTTGCTTGTGATGTGTGCGGCAAAACCTTTGGCCATGCTGTGAGCCTGGAGCAGCACACGAACGTCCACTCCCAG GAGAGAAGCTTTGAGTGTAAGATGTGTGGAAAGACTTTTAAGCGCTCGTCCACATTGTCCACCCACCTCCTGATCCATTCAGACACGCGGCCCTACCCCTGCCAGTACTGCGGCAAGCGCTTCCACCAGAAATCAGACATGAAGAAACACACCTACATTCATACCG GGGAGAAGCCCCACAAGTGCCAAGTGTGCGGCAAAGCCTTCAGCCAGAGCTCCAATCTCATCACCCACAGCCGCAAGCACACCGGCTTCAAGCCCTTCAGCTGTGAACTCTGCGCCAAGGGCTTCCAGCGCAAGGTGGACCTGCGGCGGCACAGGGAGACCCAGCACAGCTTGAAGTGA